A section of the Zavarzinella sp. genome encodes:
- a CDS encoding universal stress protein encodes MGRIIACIDGSEFADHVCTLSAWASERSGLPIVLLHVVAPHTEVVHADMSGQIGLGANASLLEVLTKADEEHGKQELTRGLLMLEHAKEVLAAKGMPPPEVLHRRGSLVETIAELEAEAELIVMGKRGEHLQHVPHHMGANLERVDRAIHKPLLVATPTVGNVQKFLIAYDGSPAAEKAIDFAARNPLLKGLECYLLKVSEPTPEAQTILSAAMEKLTTSGVTVHASIKQGKHVDAVVAETIAANQIDLLVMGAYGHSKIRSMILGSTTSALIRTSEVPVLLFR; translated from the coding sequence ATGGGCAGGATCATTGCATGTATTGACGGATCGGAGTTTGCCGATCACGTGTGCACCTTGAGTGCATGGGCATCGGAACGAAGTGGCCTTCCCATTGTTTTGCTGCATGTGGTTGCACCACATACTGAAGTGGTGCACGCCGATATGAGTGGTCAAATCGGGCTGGGTGCCAACGCCAGTCTGCTGGAAGTGCTTACTAAAGCAGATGAAGAACATGGCAAGCAGGAATTGACCAGAGGTTTGCTGATGCTGGAGCATGCCAAAGAAGTGCTGGCTGCAAAGGGCATGCCCCCACCAGAAGTGTTGCATCGCCGTGGCAGCCTGGTGGAAACGATTGCCGAACTGGAAGCGGAAGCCGAACTGATTGTGATGGGTAAACGGGGAGAGCATTTACAGCATGTTCCCCACCACATGGGTGCAAATCTGGAACGTGTGGATCGTGCAATTCATAAGCCGTTGCTGGTTGCCACCCCCACAGTGGGCAATGTGCAGAAGTTTCTGATTGCGTATGATGGCAGCCCAGCAGCAGAGAAGGCAATTGATTTTGCCGCCCGCAATCCGCTACTGAAAGGTCTGGAGTGCTATCTGCTGAAAGTAAGTGAACCCACTCCGGAAGCACAGACAATCCTGTCTGCAGCAATGGAGAAACTGACCACATCCGGGGTGACAGTTCACGCCAGTATCAAGCAAGGAAAGCACGTGGATGCTGTTGTGGCAGAAACAATCGCTGCGAATCAGATTGATCTGCTGGTGATGGGTGCTTACGGACATTCAAAAATCCGCAGCATGATTCTCGGCAGCACCACCAGTGCACTCATTCGCACATCCGAAGTACCAGTGCTGTTGTTTCGATAG
- a CDS encoding SulP family inorganic anion transporter, with amino-acid sequence MSLTRVRSEWFGNIRGDLLAGMVVALALIPEAIAFSIIAGVDPKVGLYASFCIAVVVAFVGGRPGMISAATGAMALVMVTLVKQHGLNYLMAATVLTGIIQILAGALRLGSLLRFVSRSVVTGFVNALAILIFMAQLPEFKGANWQMYAMVAAGLVIIYGFPYLTKAVPSPLVAIVVLTVFSVYVGLDIRTVGDMGQLPDTLPQFLIPNVPATMETLMIILPYSITLAAVGLLESLMTAVIIDDLTDTPSQKNRECSGQGVANIVAGFFGGMAGCAMIGQSVINVKSGGRGRLSTFFAGSFLLFLILVLAQWVKQIPMAALVAVMIMVSIGTFSWVSLKNLRIYPKSSSMVMVVTVIVVVATHNLALGVFIGVLMSALFFARKVSRLLLVRSELLDEGKHRYYYVYGQIFFASADQFVAQFDLKEVLEKVTIDMTQAHFWDLTGVGALDKVVLKFRREGTEVNILGMNEASATIVEQLGIHDKPEAMELMLKH; translated from the coding sequence ATGTCGTTAACTCGTGTCCGATCCGAGTGGTTCGGTAATATTCGTGGCGATCTGCTTGCCGGGATGGTCGTGGCCCTGGCACTCATTCCGGAAGCAATTGCATTTTCCATTATCGCTGGTGTCGATCCCAAAGTGGGGCTATATGCCTCATTCTGCATTGCCGTTGTTGTTGCTTTTGTTGGTGGTCGGCCAGGGATGATCTCTGCTGCCACCGGTGCGATGGCCCTGGTCATGGTAACGCTGGTGAAACAGCACGGCCTGAATTATCTGATGGCAGCCACTGTGCTGACAGGCATCATCCAGATACTGGCAGGCGCATTGCGATTGGGATCGCTGCTAAGGTTTGTTTCCCGCTCTGTGGTGACAGGCTTTGTGAATGCCCTGGCGATTCTGATCTTTATGGCACAGCTACCAGAGTTCAAAGGTGCCAATTGGCAAATGTACGCGATGGTGGCAGCAGGTCTCGTGATCATCTACGGATTTCCTTACCTCACGAAAGCTGTTCCATCGCCACTGGTGGCAATTGTGGTGCTGACAGTTTTCAGCGTTTATGTGGGGTTGGATATCCGCACAGTCGGCGATATGGGACAATTACCAGATACGCTGCCGCAGTTTCTGATTCCAAACGTCCCAGCGACGATGGAAACGCTGATGATCATCCTGCCATATTCCATTACGCTGGCAGCAGTTGGCCTGCTGGAATCGCTGATGACTGCAGTGATTATCGATGATTTAACAGACACACCCAGCCAGAAAAACCGGGAATGTTCTGGCCAGGGTGTGGCCAACATCGTTGCTGGTTTTTTCGGTGGCATGGCTGGCTGTGCGATGATTGGCCAATCTGTAATCAATGTAAAGTCTGGAGGCCGCGGCAGATTATCAACCTTCTTTGCAGGTTCATTTCTGCTGTTCCTGATCCTGGTGCTGGCACAGTGGGTCAAACAGATCCCCATGGCAGCACTCGTAGCGGTGATGATCATGGTTTCAATTGGTACCTTTAGTTGGGTATCTTTGAAAAATCTTCGGATCTACCCAAAATCATCCAGCATGGTGATGGTGGTGACCGTAATCGTGGTTGTTGCTACCCACAATCTGGCACTTGGGGTGTTCATTGGGGTATTGATGAGTGCGTTGTTCTTCGCCAGAAAAGTATCGCGGTTGTTGCTGGTGCGGTCGGAACTGCTGGATGAAGGAAAGCACCGGTATTACTATGTTTACGGCCAGATTTTCTTTGCGTCTGCAGATCAGTTCGTTGCCCAGTTCGATTTGAAAGAAGTTCTGGAGAAGGTAACCATCGATATGACCCAGGCACATTTCTGGGATTTAACTGGCGTGGGGGCACTGGATAAGGTAGTACTGAAGTTTCGCCGGGAAGGAACCGAAGTGAACATCCTTGGGATGAATGAAGCAAGTGCGACAATTGTGGAGCAGTTGGGTATTCACGATAAGCCGGAAGCGATGGAGTTGATGCTGAAACACTAA
- a CDS encoding MFS transporter yields the protein MNTEKLANRGKWTALTAALLGWMFDGLEMGLFPLVARPALKDLLQTENDSLVGLWFTVITAMFLVGAATGGVLFGWLGDRIGRVKAMTLSVFIYAVFSGLCGLATSATQIAILRFIASLGMGGEWSLGVALVMEIWPDRSRAWLAGVIGAAANVGYMLIALLGMVLTTVTKDLQGLLASTGMGDGTIQWLFKNDGWRVLMLLGATPAILTFLIRLFVPESKSWEKENAKGTTSMWKGSELLGLLGGSLLACGFVALWAANDISLIVRIVGSVLLLPLIAYGFAYPILGFLKRMPETTGSLSNREIKRRLTLAALLSGVALLGTWGSIQMIPTWADSLPNRTAYSKAYVQIASAFGAVVGCIVAALCGGWFGRRKTYAVLCFLSIGAVLYVFRMHDKNGAALVLASFVAGLITASFYGWLPLYLPELFPTRMRAIGQGFGFNFGRIIAAVGVLQLGNMMRTYNLSYPTACSFLSLIYIVGFVVIWLAPETKGKPLPE from the coding sequence ATGAACACAGAGAAACTGGCGAATCGGGGTAAATGGACCGCACTGACGGCTGCACTGCTGGGCTGGATGTTCGACGGGCTGGAAATGGGCCTGTTTCCACTGGTGGCCCGCCCCGCACTGAAAGATTTGCTACAGACGGAAAACGACAGTCTGGTGGGTTTATGGTTTACCGTAATTACCGCGATGTTTCTGGTGGGTGCTGCCACGGGCGGGGTGCTGTTTGGCTGGCTGGGCGATCGGATTGGCCGTGTCAAAGCAATGACGCTGAGTGTGTTTATTTATGCCGTGTTCTCTGGGTTGTGTGGATTAGCCACCAGTGCTACCCAGATTGCCATTCTTCGCTTTATTGCCTCGCTTGGCATGGGTGGGGAATGGTCCCTGGGTGTGGCCCTGGTGATGGAAATCTGGCCAGACCGTTCCCGCGCCTGGCTGGCTGGGGTAATTGGTGCGGCAGCCAACGTGGGCTACATGCTGATTGCGTTGCTGGGAATGGTGCTCACTACAGTTACCAAAGATTTACAAGGTTTGCTGGCCAGCACCGGCATGGGCGATGGCACAATTCAGTGGCTGTTCAAAAACGATGGCTGGCGGGTGCTGATGTTACTGGGTGCTACGCCAGCGATTCTCACCTTTCTAATTCGCCTGTTTGTGCCTGAATCGAAAAGCTGGGAAAAAGAAAATGCCAAAGGCACCACCAGTATGTGGAAAGGCAGTGAACTACTTGGACTGCTAGGTGGGTCGCTGCTGGCCTGTGGCTTTGTGGCACTGTGGGCAGCGAACGATATCAGTTTGATTGTTCGAATTGTAGGATCGGTGTTGCTCCTCCCACTGATTGCCTATGGTTTTGCGTATCCAATTCTTGGTTTCCTGAAACGGATGCCGGAAACAACCGGATCACTGTCTAACCGCGAAATCAAACGCCGGCTAACCCTGGCTGCCCTTCTGAGTGGTGTGGCTTTATTGGGAACATGGGGCTCGATTCAGATGATCCCCACCTGGGCCGACAGTTTGCCAAATCGCACCGCATATTCCAAAGCATACGTGCAGATTGCCAGTGCCTTTGGTGCCGTGGTGGGCTGCATTGTTGCCGCACTCTGTGGGGGCTGGTTTGGTCGGCGAAAAACTTACGCTGTACTCTGTTTCCTGTCGATCGGTGCGGTGCTCTATGTGTTTCGGATGCACGACAAAAATGGAGCTGCACTGGTGCTGGCCTCGTTTGTTGCAGGGCTAATTACCGCATCGTTCTATGGCTGGTTACCCCTATATCTGCCGGAATTATTCCCCACTCGAATGCGGGCAATTGGGCAGGGTTTTGGCTTCAATTTTGGCCGGATTATTGCCGCAGTGGGCGTGCTGCAACTGGGGAATATGATGCGGACCTACAACCTGAGCTACCCCACCGCATGCAGTTTCCTGAGCCTAATCTACATCGTTGGGTTTGTGGTCATCTGGCTGGCACCGGAGACGAAAGGGAAGCCCCTGCCTGAATAA
- a CDS encoding PEP-CTERM sorting domain-containing protein, with product MFKRFMMVAVLTIGVSWNTHAGLIPISATRTAEGDGFRYTYGVQLTSSSLLQKGDGFVIYDFDGFVDGSNLQPSDFIFSTSMTGGSLGLDIPDDDASIPNLIFTYDGDTPLFGEAFLGEFSAATGSTGEGNSQFAGSSTFEDAEGNIFPEDNVTPTIAPVAGDPFEDPNVDPTDPIDPGTGTGTGGEEPTSPPGVPEPTSLILLAAGLPLWLGARKFRKA from the coding sequence ATGTTTAAGCGATTCATGATGGTAGCGGTACTGACAATTGGTGTGAGCTGGAATACCCACGCGGGTCTGATTCCGATTTCCGCCACCAGAACGGCTGAAGGCGATGGATTCCGATATACCTACGGCGTTCAACTCACTTCCAGTTCGTTGCTGCAAAAAGGTGATGGTTTTGTCATTTATGACTTCGATGGTTTTGTCGATGGCAGCAACCTGCAACCGAGCGACTTTATTTTTTCAACCAGCATGACCGGTGGGTCGCTGGGTCTGGATATTCCTGACGATGATGCGAGCATTCCTAATTTAATCTTCACCTATGATGGCGATACGCCTTTGTTTGGCGAAGCATTTCTAGGTGAATTTTCAGCGGCAACGGGCAGCACCGGCGAAGGGAATAGTCAGTTTGCGGGCAGTTCCACCTTTGAAGATGCAGAAGGGAATATTTTTCCTGAAGATAATGTCACCCCGACGATTGCACCAGTGGCAGGTGATCCGTTTGAAGATCCCAATGTCGATCCCACCGATCCGATTGATCCCGGTACCGGTACAGGCACTGGTGGGGAAGAACCAACTTCTCCTCCCGGAGTGCCGGAACCCACCAGCCTGATTCTACTGGCTGCTGGTCTCCCACTGTGGTTGGGTGCAAGAAAATTCCGGAAAGCATAA
- the glnE gene encoding bifunctional [glutamate--ammonia ligase]-adenylyl-L-tyrosine phosphorylase/[glutamate--ammonia-ligase] adenylyltransferase, with protein MNETMPDSESDVQAPSWDHIRAALGERFSLLEPSLAEVVPRLSDPHLALQSFTRLCGDGAFQEILFATLGDMTVDLEQLLNILSCSAFFADVIARHPDVLQELLLRSPKRYRREELIDELQQQVGQQTHDELVVQHLRDFRSRQQLRVGVNDIIHDRPIEEITANLSHIADAIITVAWDYAQKKLIARYGQPRDLRHQPVCAAIFAFGKLGGEELNYSSDVDLLVIYGEEGQTDSQRPISNEEFFSRCAMELIRLLSQHNDRGNAYRVDFRLRPEGKHGPLARSWRSTLNYYDTRCRTWERQALIKLRPVAGDMSLGEQFLEAISPIIYKRFLSFSEINEIKAMKRKIEHNAQKAGGTREVKTGPGGIRDVEFAIQFLQMLNGGDLLEIRKRDTLGAIQALEIAGCLTVAESIGLSESYRFLRKVEHRLQVMFDLQVHQLPDDTQELRLLAARLGYRDRVQAGINRVVVSIDGQIAPQRFSPLDEANSPPGTKALLFEALDQFLHDYFEKTRLNRTILNHLLHQAFPNDSTAEPESDLILETDPDPATIQSVLGKYPFADVQTAWKNLSLLGQEQPFLSSRRCRHFLAGIAPQLIRAVAAMPDPDLALTNLEQVTASLGAKAVLWEVFSFNPPTLQLYIDVCDSPFLAQILINNPGMIDELLDSLILNRPRTRDDLQNELVELLRGVERKEIIEAILHSFQDKEILRIAVRDLLGKDDIRSVTTALSDVGEAILCESAKIASRICRQSKVPPPPFVILAMGKLGSREMSYHSDLDLVLVYANDSGNRQQQDGYEYYTEYARKLIHTLSYMGPHGRLYEIDMRLRPTGQSGSLAVSLDSFQRYFQADGPAQLWERQSLTRGRIIYGDPTFAEQVMDACRTAIHAVPWSPQLFSEIVQMRSRLEAKGSKRSLKRREGGMNDIEFLVQYFQLRYGKSHPEIMLANTWECLDALWNAGLIREEDHQQLTSSYSFYRFAEARLRIVTNRPNNEYPEDSRLLEQFSCRLGYHPNPTGGATEEFLLQLQENAQKTRRIFFKYLRPESFPSE; from the coding sequence TGCTGAACATTCTAAGTTGTTCAGCATTCTTTGCGGATGTGATTGCTCGCCATCCGGATGTGCTCCAGGAATTATTGCTTCGCAGCCCAAAAAGGTATCGCCGCGAGGAGTTAATCGATGAACTGCAACAACAAGTGGGGCAACAGACCCACGATGAACTGGTGGTGCAGCACCTGCGGGATTTCCGTTCCAGGCAACAACTTCGGGTGGGTGTCAACGATATTATCCATGATCGCCCGATTGAAGAAATTACGGCGAACCTGTCCCACATTGCTGATGCGATAATCACTGTGGCGTGGGATTATGCTCAGAAGAAACTGATTGCCCGCTATGGCCAGCCACGCGATCTGCGGCACCAGCCCGTCTGTGCGGCAATCTTTGCCTTCGGCAAGCTCGGCGGTGAAGAACTGAATTATTCCAGCGATGTCGATTTACTGGTCATTTACGGCGAAGAAGGCCAAACCGATTCTCAACGACCAATTTCCAACGAAGAGTTTTTTTCCCGCTGTGCGATGGAATTGATCCGCTTACTGTCCCAGCACAACGATCGTGGGAATGCATATCGCGTCGATTTTCGCCTGCGACCAGAAGGAAAACATGGCCCACTGGCACGTTCCTGGCGGAGTACGCTGAATTATTACGATACCCGCTGCCGCACCTGGGAAAGGCAGGCACTGATCAAGTTACGGCCCGTTGCTGGTGACATGTCACTCGGGGAGCAGTTTCTAGAGGCCATTTCCCCGATCATTTATAAGCGATTTCTTAGTTTTTCTGAAATTAATGAAATCAAGGCGATGAAACGGAAAATTGAACATAATGCCCAGAAAGCTGGTGGAACGCGGGAAGTAAAAACTGGTCCAGGTGGGATTCGCGATGTCGAGTTTGCAATTCAGTTTTTGCAGATGCTCAACGGTGGCGATCTGCTTGAAATTCGCAAACGAGATACCCTGGGTGCCATTCAGGCACTGGAAATTGCTGGCTGCCTGACGGTAGCAGAATCAATCGGCCTCAGCGAATCGTACCGTTTTTTACGCAAGGTGGAACACCGCCTTCAGGTGATGTTTGATCTGCAGGTGCATCAGTTGCCCGATGACACCCAGGAACTGCGCTTGTTGGCAGCCCGACTGGGCTACCGCGATCGTGTGCAGGCGGGCATCAATCGTGTTGTCGTCAGTATTGATGGGCAAATTGCCCCACAACGATTTTCGCCACTCGATGAAGCCAACTCACCACCTGGCACCAAAGCACTGCTGTTCGAGGCACTGGATCAGTTTTTACATGATTACTTTGAAAAAACACGCCTAAATCGCACCATTCTCAATCACTTACTGCACCAGGCATTTCCAAACGATTCTACTGCCGAACCGGAATCGGATTTGATTCTGGAAACCGATCCCGATCCAGCCACCATCCAAAGTGTATTGGGTAAGTATCCCTTTGCAGATGTGCAAACCGCCTGGAAAAACCTAAGTCTGCTGGGACAGGAACAGCCTTTTCTTTCAAGTAGGCGCTGTCGGCATTTTCTCGCAGGTATTGCCCCACAGTTAATCCGGGCGGTGGCCGCCATGCCCGACCCCGATCTGGCACTAACCAACCTGGAACAGGTAACCGCTTCGCTGGGTGCCAAAGCAGTGTTGTGGGAAGTATTCAGCTTCAACCCGCCCACGCTGCAATTATATATCGATGTGTGCGATTCCCCATTTCTGGCCCAGATTCTGATTAATAATCCCGGGATGATTGATGAACTGCTCGATAGTCTGATTCTGAATCGCCCACGTACACGCGATGATCTGCAGAATGAACTGGTTGAACTATTACGCGGTGTGGAACGCAAAGAGATTATTGAAGCAATTCTGCACAGTTTCCAGGATAAGGAAATCCTGCGTATTGCGGTGCGGGATCTTCTGGGGAAAGATGACATCCGTTCGGTCACAACCGCACTAAGCGATGTCGGAGAAGCCATTCTGTGTGAATCGGCCAAAATTGCATCCCGCATCTGCCGGCAGAGCAAAGTGCCACCACCACCTTTTGTGATTCTGGCGATGGGCAAGCTGGGGAGTCGTGAAATGAGCTACCACAGCGACCTTGACCTGGTGCTGGTTTATGCCAATGATTCCGGTAATCGGCAACAGCAGGATGGCTACGAATATTACACGGAATATGCCCGCAAGCTGATTCACACACTCAGTTACATGGGGCCGCATGGCAGGCTGTATGAAATCGATATGCGTTTACGCCCCACCGGCCAAAGTGGCAGTCTGGCAGTATCGCTGGACAGTTTCCAGCGGTATTTTCAGGCGGATGGCCCCGCACAACTGTGGGAAAGGCAATCACTGACCCGTGGGCGGATCATCTATGGTGATCCCACATTTGCGGAACAGGTAATGGACGCTTGTCGCACTGCCATTCATGCCGTGCCCTGGTCCCCACAATTATTCAGCGAAATTGTGCAGATGCGTAGCCGCCTGGAAGCCAAGGGAAGCAAACGTAGTTTAAAACGTCGGGAAGGCGGCATGAACGATATTGAATTCCTGGTGCAGTATTTTCAATTGCGTTATGGAAAATCGCACCCGGAAATCATGCTTGCGAATACCTGGGAATGCCTGGATGCACTGTGGAACGCGGGACTGATCCGGGAAGAAGATCACCAGCAATTGACTTCAAGTTATTCCTTTTACCGATTTGCAGAAGCCCGTTTGCGAATTGTAACGAACAGGCCCAATAACGAATATCCTGAAGACTCCCGGCTTCTGGAACAATTCAGTTGTCGTCTGGGGTATCACCCCAATCCCACAGGTGGTGCTACGGAAGAATTTCTGCTGCAATTACAGGAAAACGCCCAAAAGACCCGCAGAATCTTTTTTAAGTACTTGCGACCGGAAAGTTTTCCCAGTGAGTAG